The genome window AAAGGCAGCAGACATTCCCAAGACAGCATTTAGAACTCACCAGGGGCTCTACGAGTTCAAGGCGATGCCATTTGGGCTCACCAATGCCCCTGCCACTTTCCAAAGTCTGATGAAccatgtatttcaaaaacagtTAAGGAAATTTGTGCTGGTATTTTTTGATGACATCTTGATATATAGCTCAAGTTTGCAGGAACATTTGAAGCATGTCACAGTAGTGCTGAACATCCTCAGAGAACACTAGCTATATGCCAAAAGGAGCAAATGTGCCTTTGGCCAAACACAGGTGGAGTACCTGGGACACATCATCTCTGCTGAAGGAGTAAAAGCTGACCCTGAGAAAATTGAAGGTATGGTGAAGTGGCCTAAACCAGCAAATGTGAAACAACTGAGAGAGTTCCTAGACCTAACAGGGTACTATAGGAGATTTGTTAAGGGTTATTGTAGTATAGCCAGACCATTGACTGCACTATTGAAGAAAGACAGCTTCCAATGGGGACCAGAAGCAGAGGAGGCATTTCAGAAGCTCAAAGGGGCCATGTGTGACACACCTGTCCTGGCTCTACCTGACTTCAGCCAACCCTTTGTAGTAGAAACTAATGCCTGTTACAATGGGATAGGGGCAGTATTAATGCAGAATAGGAGACCTTTAGCCTATATCAGTCAAGGATTAGGGTCAAGGAATATGGGGCTATCTATCTATGAGAAGGAACTACTGGCACTGGTTACAGCAGTTACTAAATGGAGGCACTACCTGGAGGGCCAGCACTTCATCATCAACACTGATCAACAGAGCCTAAAGTACCTATTGGAGCAAAGAATCACCACTCCCTTGCAGCAGAAGTGGTTGACCAAGCTCATGGGGATGAGTTATGAGATCCACTACAAGAAAGGTAAGGagaatgtggtagcagatggcCTTTCCAGGAGGGGGGATCCAGGCTTGGAGTGCACTGCAATAACTACCATAGTATCGGAATGGATCAAGGAGGTGATTAGTAGCTACCAAGGAGATGACTGGGCACAGAATATCATCAGGGAAGTTTTACTAAAACCAGACCTGATTGCCAACCACAGCTATCAGAATGGTATACTGAAGTTTAAAGGAAGGGTAGTAGTGGGATCAGGAGGGGAGATAAGGAAAAAGCTGATCCACACCTTACATGACTCCCAATTAGGGGGACATTCTGGGATTCAGGCCAGTTTCATGAGAGCCAAGCAGTTGTTCTATTGGCCAGGCATGCACAGAGACATCAAGACAGCAATCCTGGAATGTGATGTCTGCAGGAAGTGTAAGGACGAGCATGTATCCTATCCAGGGCTCCTACAACCCCTGCCAATTCCACAGTACCCCTGGAGCCACATCACTATGGATTTCATTGAAGGATTACCTAACTCTGAAGGAAAGGATACCATCATGGTAGTAGTGGACAGATACACTAAATATGCTCACTTTCTAAGCACCTCACATCCTTATGATGCCCCAAGGATCGCCAGGATTTTTCTAGATGGAGTGGTCAAGTTGCATGGAATACCCCAGAGTATGCTATCAGACAGAGATAGGGTCTTCACCAGTCAGTTCTGGGGAGAACTGTTTACATTCCTGGGAGCTACACTGGACCACAGTACCGCCTACCATCCATAGTCTGATGGCCAGACTGAAAGGGTCAATCAGGTACTGGAAATGTACCTCAGGTGTTTTTCACATTTGGAACCAAAGAAGTGGAACCATTGGCTGACTATGGCTGAGTGGTGGTACAACACCAGCTACCACACAGCCATCCAAATGACCCCTTTTGAGGCTCTATATGGACAGGCACCCCCCAATTGGCTATACGGCCATATACTCAGGCCAAGGTAGCTGTTGTTGGGGACTACTTGAGGGAGAGACACAAGGTTGACCTCATACTGCAGCAGAACCTAAAGCTAGCTCAGGAGAGGATGAAAAAGTACGCAGACGAAAGCAGGAGTGAAAGAAGGTTTGATATAGGTGATTGCGTGTACCTGAGGTTACAGGCTTACAGGCAAAGTTCAGTAGCCATGCGAGGTAACACTAAGTTATCAGCACGTTACTATGGGCCATATGAAGTAATAGGAAGGATGGGGGAGGTTGCATACAAGCTCAGATTACCAGCAGATTCCAAGATTCACCCTGTTTTCCATGTCTCTCTGCTGAAGAAGAAGGTTGGGGACCAGACCACACCTGTCTTACAACTACCGGAAACAGATGGGAGGGGGTACTTAAGAATCGAACCAGTTGCAGTGCTAGAACGAAGAACAGTCAAGAGAAAGAATGCAGCTGCTGTCCAATGGCTGGTACATTGGTGGGGAACAGATCCAGCAGAGGCAACATGGGAATTTGCAGACGAAATTAGGAGGCAATTCCCTCATTTCCAATCTTGAGGACAAGATTCTTTAAAGGGGGAGGCTTTGTCATGGAGTATGAGGGAAATACAGAAGTCGTGATCTAGAATAAAGGAAAGGCGTGTTCCAGCTTGAAGAAGGAGGAAGGCGCGTTCCAGTTTGTGTGAAAGGCACAGCTGCTCAACTTGAAGAAGAAAGGCGTGACTTACAAATCACGCCTTCTACCTGAAGTAACAGAATTATGCTTCTGTTTTTGCGCAAGTGGAGCTGATGATTCCAGAACTTCCACGTGGCCTCACCTGATTAGCTAGTTTAGAAGTTAGTTAGTCTGGAaatgccataaatggctgaagaaTCCGAGAGTTAGAGTAGATTTTTGGTCATATTATTTCCATTGATTGTAATAGAAATTGGCTCTGCCaatttccctctcttttctattTCAATTCCTTCAATCTTTCCTTTTCGATTCTAAATCCGTTGATTCTGTCTCTGTAATTGATCTACCTATTGTCATTCAGAAATTGAAGTTCCAATATTCATTATCATTTCCTGTTCCATTCAGTATTGTCAAGGGTTAATTCACTTCTGCTGCAAGGAAATCTGTCACCATTGCTGCATATTGGTCCAATACCATAACAGTTGAGAGCTTAGGACAATTTGGCAACCAGACTGGTGGAACTTTTATTTTTGTATGATGATAAAGTGTGTGAAAGGAGACTGCATGGAGAACTTCTGCCCATTTTTTTTGTTccaatgttacttttgaatCTCTCCATCCTAaacttttcaccaaaaatcttGGTACATCTCTGCTCATCTTTAGTTTGGAGTTTCCATTCGTGATCCTTAACGCCATATCTCTGACCAAATCATGCATCTTCACGCAGTCATCCTTTTCTAAATCTGTTGTTTCTTCTAGCAAGCAaacttttatcaatttgtttaaTATCGTGTGACCTTGATCAAATGCTTCTAACCTTGACCTTGAGTTCTGTTTGTCCATCAGCTTTGCCCAAATAAAGAGGTCTATTAGTtccattctttttattttacaatCTTCCGGATAAAGAGAGCAATACAAGAAGCAATTCATTTGACATTCATTCAAGCGGTTGAAACTCCATTCCAGGATGGGAAACACATCTCGTTCCATCTCATCATGCCCTACTGAGCATTTTTCCAATTGTTCCAATGCATTTCGCCACTCACAGATATCGCTCCCACCTCTCAAGCTTCCAGCCACTGTGATAATACCAAGAGGCAAACCCGCACACCTTTTCATGATGGACTTGGCAATTTCTTCCACATCTTCATGAAGCACCGTCttagtgtcaagtgtatgtttGAACAAATCCCAAGCTTCATCTATAGCCAAAGTTTTAGCTTCAAATACCCTTTGACAGCTAATCTTGTTGCATAATTCTAGTGATCGAGTAGTCAAGATCACTCTGCATTTGTTTGCACCAAGAGGAATTCCAAtcttttcaaaagaaaattcttgCCAAACATCATCAAGTATGAGGACAGACTGCTTCACCAATTCCCTAGACAAAATGGCTGCTCTGCCATCCTCATCATCCTCGTAAGACAGATCAAGCCTTAGGCGTTTAGCAATGTCATCTTGCAGCCTTCTGATGTTGAATTCTTGAGAGACAGTAATCCAATAAACCTTGAATTGAGTTCTCTCAAGGAGATGATTATGGATGTGTTTCGCGAATGTAGTCTTACCCAAACCGCCCATCCCATAAATCCCAATGTTTGAGATGCTATCGATGACCAACCACGCCCAAATTGCTTTCAAACCTCTGTCAAAcatttctccaaataatttcgTTGTCACTCGTGGCTCACCTCTGCTCTCAAAAGCCTCAAGCAAAAGCCCATCAAAATGCTTACTTTGCTCAATAAGTTCTTCTACAATTGCATCCATTTTCGCCACTCTATCCCCACTGCTTATTGCATTTTCTAGGAATCCACCTTCTTGTATACTCTTTTTTAGTGTACCAAATTCGATTTCTACTGTTGCTACCTCCTCAAACCAAATCTCAacctcccttttccttttcttggtaCCTGACCTTTCTGCATTTGTCACCTGCAACTCGAAGTCAGATTTTTTGCCGCCTAATCTTTGCAACTTCCTTTCGAGCGACCTTAGATTATCATCCAAATTAACATACCTCCTTTCCCTATCTAATGCCAAATTCCCAAGTGCCTCCATCGCTAATTTCGAGTGAACTCCCTTACCTATGAAGTCACAAGAGAATATCTAAAAAGTATAGTTATCAACCAATAACGTTGTTCAACAAAGGCAGCATAAGAATCGTGATCTTCCTCAGGCAAATTTTAAAACAGGGTATTTCCAAACTTAAATTGAATTGAACCCGATTAGTAAACTAAACAAATAGCCGTTTAATGTTAGATTCTACATAATGGTATTCTCAACTTTTAACCAAAGTTTAAATGATGCAAAGGAATTAATAGAACTTTTTCAATGTTAAAatgaaaagattttttttttgtcatattcAACTATTTATCAAATACAA of Coffea arabica cultivar ET-39 chromosome 5c, Coffea Arabica ET-39 HiFi, whole genome shotgun sequence contains these proteins:
- the LOC113689147 gene encoding probable disease resistance protein At5g63020 isoform X1; this encodes MEALGNLALDRERRYVNLDDNLRSLERKLQRLGGKKSDFELQVTNAERSGTKKRKREVEIWFEEVATVEIEFGTLKKSIQEGGFLENAISSGDRVAKMDAIVEELIEQSKHFDGLLLEAFESRGEPRVTTKLFGEMFDRGLKAIWAWLVIDSISNIGIYGMGGLGKTTFAKHIHNHLLERTQFKVYWITVSQEFNIRRLQDDIAKRLRLDLSYEDDEDGRAAILSRELVKQSVLILDDVWQEFSFEKIGIPLGANKCRVILTTRSLELCNKISCQRVFEAKTLAIDEAWDLFKHTLDTKTVLHEDVEEIAKSIMKRCAGLPLGIITVAGSLRGGSDICEWRNALEQLEKCSVGHDEMERDVFPILEWSFNRLNECQMNCFLYCSLYPEDCKIKRMELIDLFIWAKLMDKQNSRSRLEAFDQGHTILNKLIKVCLLEETTDLEKDDCVKMHDLVRDMALRITNGNSKLKMSRDVPRFLVKSLGWRDSKVTLEQKKWAEVLHAVSFHTLYHHTKIKVPPVWLPNCPKLSTVMVLDQYAAMVTDFLAAEVN